Within Candidatus Brocadia sp., the genomic segment ACCCTTATTGGCGGTATCCGTGAGAAAATAAAAGAAAGCGAGATTCCGAAAGGTCTGGAGGGCCCTGCAATTACCCTTATTATTATCGGCATCATGGCATTAGCCTTTGTTGGATTCTCGGGAATGATAAAAATATGATAATAGGCAGCATCCTTGTTTCTATCGGTATTTCAGTCGGTTTTCTTTTGATCACCGGAATGATTCTCGCGTTGCTTCTCATTCTTGCCGAGAAGAAGATCCTGAATTACGGTACATGCTGCATTGACATTAACGAGGGTGAAAAGAAATTACAGGTCACTGGCGGGGGGTCCTTACTGTCTTCACTTGCGGAGAATGAAATATTTATTCCGTCAGCCTGTGGAGGACGCGGCACCTGTGCATATTGTAAGGTGCAGGTAATGGAAGGCGGGAGCATGATTAGTCCGGTTGAAGAACCTTATCTGGGCCCCGAAGAGCGTAAAAACCAAATCCGCCTTTCCTGTCAGGTCAAGGTTCGAAAAGACATTAAGATCCATGTGCCGAAAGAATTATTGTCGGTCAAAAAATACAGGGGGAAGCTTCTCCATAAGAGACCATTGACATATGATATTATAGAACTGCGCATTGAACTCCTTGAACCGAACACCATAGATTTTGTTGCGGGACAGTATGTTCAGCTTGAATCCGAGGAGTATGATGGCCACGACCGGGTTATGCGTGCCTATTCCATGTCTTCTCCCCCATCTGATAAAAATCACATCGAACTTATGATCCGTAAAGTTCCCAGTGGCATCTGCACCACCTGGGTATTTGAGCATCTCAAAGAAGAACAGGAAGTTACATTCAGCGGACCGTATGGTAAATTTCGTATTTCGAATACCGATGCAGAGATTATCTTTATTGCAGGCGGAAGCGGCATGGCACCGATCTGGGGGATGTTGAGAGACTTGAAAGAAAACGGAAATACGCGTAAAGCCACCTACTTTTTCGGTGCTCTCACACAAAAAGACCTGTTTTTTGTTGATGAACTGACCAAACTTCAGCAAGAAGTTTCCTGGTTCAGATTTGTTCCGGCGCTTTCCAAAGAACCAGAGGGGTCGGATTGGAAGGGCGAGCGCGGTCTTATCACCGAAGTTGTAGCACGCTACATGCCTGATTGTTCAAAAAACGAGGGTTATCTTTGCGGTTCGCCTGGCATGATTGATGCCTGTATCAAAGTCCTGACAGAAGCGGGTATGACAGAAGACCGCATTTTTTACGATAAATTTGCTTGAAATATTAAGGAATATCCGTGTATGAAACTATCGCCTCAAGATCAGAGATTAATTCATAACTTGAAACCATCCAAATTTTCTAAAGAAGGCTTTTTAGGGACAGATACCCGTTCTGTGGAGGAAATCATTGCCGATGATTTAGATACGCTGAAAAAAACGGGTGTTTCAAAGGAATTGTTGCTGCAGACATTGAGAGATGCCTATCAGAAAGCAAAAGAGGCCTTTGGGGCTGAAATAGAGATAAAAAGGAACGTGACGGCCGTGTTTTGTGAGTCAATGGGACGCATTCCATCACCGTTTTGCAAGGACGGTCTCTTTGAAAAAGGTGAGGCTGTCGTTACTGATAGCGCCAGTAATCTGTCGCTTATTATTACGAGCCTGGGAATAAATCTTATCGAAAAGCATGATTTTTTTCAGGGCAGAGGATGCAGGTTTAGAATCGATCCTCTGGTTGCGATAAAAATATTTAAGCTTTTGCCAGAGAGAATTTTTTCGCCCCGACAAAAGCCTTCTAATGGGTGACATTTCTTCTCTTTTGCGAAGCTGCCCTTCTTCAGACAAATGGTAGAAAAAGAATTTATACAAAAAACTTGATAATGCCTTATTTTTGATTATAGTATAAAAAAGGCTTTAAAGATTGAAGATTTAATCGTTTATGGGATTCGAAGTATAAAATAGGTGTCATTAAACCAAAGACAGAAAGGTGGTTAAGTATGAGCATCACAAAGGAAGCTAAGGATTTAGTAGTGATGATCAAGAGGCTAATAACTTTCGATCTGGAAGATATCCTGGATGGGGCAAGAAAAATTCCTCCAGGAGTAGTTGATATCCAGGTAAAGGATCGAGTAAAGAGCGGAGAAGACTATAGAACTATAAAGGTCTCTCTGAGCAACGAAAAGGCGTTAAAGGATTTGGATCTTGATAATCTTAAAAAAGTTGCGACACCCCAGGTTGTTAAAGCGGCTTCTCTTTTAAAAAGAAATATGTCTTTTGATCCAAAGGTAATATGCCAGGCACAGAATATGGTACCTCATGGGATGATTGAAATCTCAGTCACGAGCAGTGCTTCAACCGGCGTCGTAAATAATAACAATAATTTCAATTCTAATAAAAGAAAAAAGAAAGATGCATCATCGGCCGATTCAGCTGTATATTGGCCCGATCAATTTGCTGAAATCGAGCCGGTATAGTGTATCATTTCCAGAATATTTCCAAGTCTGACAAGTATTCTGGGAGAACGAGCCAAATTTTGTGAAACAAAAATGCCCCGTGAGTCATAGTAGGGATGTCGTCTTAATATTTCCACCACAATGGACGCCGATGCAACCCTACTTGAGCATACCTGCGCTCACTGCCTATTTACAAAACCATGGAATTTCGGTCAACCAGTGTGACCTGAACCTGGATTTTTACGAAAAGCTGTTATCCCGGGGGCAGCTTCAACCTCTCTGCTGTAAACTGGAGCAAATCTTCCAGCAGTTAAATAAGAAACAATCCTTACGCCTGGAGGAACAGAGGTATTTCTATTCCATCTATCTGATCCGTAGTGCCTTTGATGAGGTGATATCAAAGATCGAAGAAACGAAGGATTTTTTTCGTTCCGAAGAAAATTTCTTTGATCTGAGTAAGTTGAGCATTCAAAAATCCATCTTGAATACCGCCATTAATATTGTGAATGTTAGCTGCAGGGTCGAGTTGGCTTTAGATGAACTCTGTTTTCCCATCGATGTAGAATCCTTTGAAGAGATAGCAAAATTTATATCTAGGGAAGAGAACAATTTTCTCCTCCGTTTTTTTCAAAAACAAATCGAAGATCTTTTAACATCAAAAAAATATCTGTTAGCTGGTATCTCTATTAATGATTCCAGCCAGTTGGTTCCAGCATTGACCATGACCAGATGGATAAAGGTACATCGCCCTGAGATCCACATAACAATCGGAGGGAATCTGCTGTCTCGTTGTATTGATGGGCTGAGAAACCTGCCTGATTTTTTTCGAAATTTTGCCGATAGCGTTGTAATATTTGAGGGCGAAAAGCCTCTGTTAAAATTGATCCAAACGATCAAAAATGGAAAGAAATTGGCAAATGTACCCAATTTAATTTTCCTGGACTGCGAGAAGGTTGTCCAAACGGAAATGTGTCAACCGGAGGAAATCAACAGACTTCCTACCCCTGATTTTGATGGGTTGAAACTGGACAAATACTTTGCACCATTCCTGATATTACCGATCTTGAGTTCAAGAGGTTGCTATTGGGGAAAATGCACTTTCTGCGATCATAGTTACATTTATCGTGAAGGTTTTCAACAAAGAGATGCTGAACAGGTTGCAAATGATCTTCGTACCCTGAATATTAAATATGGTACCAGATATTTTTCATTTTCCGATGAAGCTCTTTCGCCATCAGCATCACGCTTGATATCTGCAAAAATAATCGAAAGTAAACTAGATGTTTCTTTGCTGGCACAAGTCAGGCTTGAAACTGCATTTTCGGATGAAATCTGCTCGTTGATGTCTCAAGCCGGAATAAAGATGCTCTTCATTGGGCTTGAATCTGCCAGCCTCAGAATACAGAAAAAGATCAGAAAAGGTATCAATTTTGACCTGGCACCAACAATTCTGAAGCGTTTTTATGAGGCAGGTATAATGGTACACCTATTTGTGATTTTTGGATTTCCAGAGGAAACGGTGGAGGATAGTGAAGAAACCATCGACTTCATCTTGAAAAATAAAGACTACGTGTTTTCGGTAGGTGCTTCTACCTTTGCAATTGGAAGACATTCTCCGATCAGCCAGAATCCTTCCAAATACGGGGTTACTATTCGCTCTCATTTTTCTCCCAAACCGTTCTCATATCATTTCAATTTCGATTACTTAACCGGACAAACCGAACAGCTGGTGTTGAATCTAAGGGACCGTTTTATGCAGCTTGCAATAAAAAAATTACAATTCGGGGCAATCTGGGGCAAATTGTTCCGGGAACAGTTTTTCTTGTATTCATTACAATACAAAGGGGATGATCTTCTGAAGGTTATCAAGAAATTTCATGATCTTGAAGAAAATCTTTGTGCTTCAATTGATGAGTCGGAAGTTGATATTTGCAACCACTACCCAATTATCAGGCAGGGTGTATACCTTAACCATTTAAATTTCGATATTCTCAAAATACAGGAGAATCTGAAAAAGGGGATCAATAAGGAAGTAAAACCGGAAAACAGCTATTTAATCTACGATCTTTATAGACAACATTCAACAAGAGTACCACCGGAAGGTTATGCAATATTATTACTTTGCAACGGAAATTATACAACCGATGAAGTCATTAATGTACTGGCTTCGTTGCTGGCTATGAATTCGGAAGCCGTAAAATCAAAAGTAGATTCATTCTTTCATGAGATGAGAACACTCAAAATTCTCAAATTTCTGAAAAAACCTGAACTTCAATGAGATCAGCGTAAATTCCGAAGGAATACCAGCCACCTTCGACCTCTGCCAGGATATTGTGGAGCCGGGAGGATATATCGCCAACGTTGGCGTACACGGAAAGGCCTAACCCTAAAGCTGGACCGACTCTGGTTCCATAACATCACGCTAACCACCCGTCTTGGAAGACACCGCGACCACCCCGATGCTCCTGACGCTGGTTTTGGCAGGATGGCCGTAGCCAAAAAACTTGATAGCGCACCATTTTCGGCTGGAGGAGATCATGATGGCTTATGACACTTTCGGAAAATGCAGCGAAGGAGAAGGCCTTGAAGATCTTTTTAGAAAACACACTTATGGAGGCGAAGTGATCATCCAGTCAGGCAGGGCAGGCAAAGCCCTGCCTGAATAAATTTCACCAAGACCATTTTCAATCCGATCTTCATGCAGAACGCTCCCAATTACTCGGTTTTTGGTAGGTAGTGTCTATCCTACACGACTGGATTGATTCCCTGCAGTTTTACTTTGATGTTTTTGTGCCTGAAGGAGTTTTGTCTGTCCTGGCGATATCCTGACTGAGCATCTCAAGGATACGGCTTATGACTGCGACTTTTCCGCTGTAATCTGCTTCCTGAATCGGTTCGGTAAATCCCGATGTGCATACAAGACGCACTGTTCTGTCATCCTTTTTAACAATGCTCCATTGAGCTTTTAATGCGATATGCGATTCTGAGAGAGTAGAACCGAGAGATTTTCTACAAGAAACCGGTTGATAATCTTCCTTCAGGGAACCAGCCCATCGGTCAAATTAGGCAGAAAGCGAGAATTGTTCATAAAGAAACTAAAACCAGTAGTCCAAAATGAGCCGTTCGGTAGCAGATAAATGGTGAAAGTCGGGTAATAGAAATGCCAAAGATTATTCATTACAATAAGAGATTATTATTGATTACCATGCAAAAATTGGAATAAAATATTGAAAATCCGTATTCCTGTTTTAACGCCCTATCAATAGCAGGTTTTAAAAGTATTTAAACTATATTGATCTCCTGAAACGTAACGGACCAAAAATTATTGCCCATCATTATATAATTTTCGAATCAGGTAATTTCCTTCTATGCCCAGTGTTCACTCCACCATGGTAGAAATGCTGCATCATGTCTTTCCCCAACATGCGAACCCCGCGGGTACCTTGTATGGAGGGTGGATGATGAACTGGATCGTTACGGCGGGAAACCTGGCTGCTTTACGGCTAACCAAAAGACCTTTACTCCTGGCCTCTATCGAAGATTTATTCTTTCTCCAGCCCGTCCGGATCGGTGACGTGGTTACCGTCAGGGCCATGATCGAATATATTGGAAATACTTCGCTGGAGGTGGAGGCCGTTGTATTCTGCAGGCCGTTAAACGAAGAAGAAAAACTCTGTACGCGTGCCAGAATGTCTTTTGTTTCCAGCGACGTTCAGGGTAAGCCAGTACCTATAGAACAGCATATAGAGCCTGCTGACGATAATGAAAGGAAAATGTATCAGTATGCCAGGAAGATACGGGAAAGAAGGTTTGCGCGGATAGCACAAAGAAAGCAAAGGGTGCTTGATACCGGTCTGGAAGATGTCGGACAACTCAGCCTTCGGGCACATCGGCTGGTTTTCCCGGAAGACGCTATTTACGGTAACCTCATGTACGGGGGAAAGCTCCTGCTCGTATTGGATGAGATTATAGCCATCGTGGCAATGAAATTCGCCAAAGGGACCATCGTAACGGCCTCACTGGACGCTTTGGATTTTTACCACCCCATTTATGTTGGAAATGTGCTCACCCTGGCAACTTCTCTCAATTACGCCGGCAGGTCTTCTATGGAGATTGGTGTAAAGGTCCTGGCCGAAGATCCGATCAACAATATCGTTCGCCATACCTGCACAGCTTTTTCTACCTGTGTCAAAGTGGACGGAAACGGCAAGCCGAGTCCCCTTACGCCATTTACGCCAGTAACCGATGTGGGGAAAAAACGCTGGGCCGAGGCTGAGCAAAGAAAAGAACACCGCATGCAAAGATTGAAGGACTTGCAGTCACAAGGGCTAAAAGGGTATCCGATATAATAATATCAGAGTTGATCGCATGGTTCCGTTTTGTCCAGGTTGCGTGGTTTGTTCACTTTTCAATATCGTCTATAATGGGAACGCTCAGAGGAATACCTGTTTTAAAATTATAGAGCGTCTTGGCCGCAATGGTGATAATCCCCGAGGAGAGACCTAATAGTACCAGGTCTGCTATAATGAGTGTGATATTGCCTTGCGGAATAAAACGGGTAACGAGCAGGATTGCCAGCATGGCTATGGTGGTAATGATCATGAATACGGCTGGAATGGCTGTAAACCAGATGCTCCTTTTTTGAGAAAGCAGCCAGAAGGACACGATGATTAGGGTCAAAGCCGCCAGAAGTTGGTTGGTCGTCCCAAATATAGACCAGATATTATTTACCGTATTCCCGTATGCGAGTCCAAACATCAATCCCGCTGCCAAACTTGAATTAACCCAATAGTGGCTCAAAATCTTTGGGGGATTTTTAAAGATAACCCGCCAGAGTTCCTCAAAGAGATAACGATTCAATCTCACAGCCGTATCAAGTGTGGTAACAATAAACCCTTCCAGAAGTAACATGCCAAAGAGAATACCAAAAGATATCGGTAATCCTAATCCGGAATGCAGTGTGTGACCAAAAGCCACGGCAAAGGCCAATATGGGATTGCTTTGAAGCTTCGAGCCCTCTGCTGGTAAAACGAACTGTTTGTATTGGTGCATATCAATGCCCACAATGACCGTACTGATAACACATACGGCAAGGAAAGACTCCAGCAACATGCCGTAATATCCTATCTTGTGGACTGCTGCTTCTGATTTGACTTGTTTAGAGGTAGTTCCGCCGGCACAGAGGGCATGGAAGCCGGAGATAGCGCCACACGCAATCGTGATGAAGATCCCCGGCCATAGAAAACCAACGTGGGAGATACCCTCCTGGATATTATTGACAGGAAAGCGCACCTCTGCGCCTCTGAGACCCGATGCAAAGATACCGATGAAAAGCAATCCCAGTCCGATGTAAAGCATGTGGACATTGATAAAATCCCTTGACTGAAGAAATAACCAGACCGGGACACCCGCTGCGACTATAGTATAAAGGGAAATCAGGACCATCCAGAGTAACGGATTCAAAGAAATCGGCGCAAAAAAACCTGCGATAACTGATACAACACAGATGATGATTGCGAAGGCCGAGCACTTTGCAACGGAAACGTGCCTCTTGATATAAAGATACCCGATAAGTGGGGCAAAAAGGGTTATGATGATGACAGACATAGAGGCGATTCCACCAACGATAACCTTGCTTCCCGCGTCATCTGCCCAGCGAAAAAAGATCTGATCTTTGTTCAGGCCAATCTGTGAACTTTCAATTACGGATGTCAGGGCTGTTGCCGATGCGTTCAGGAAGGTGGCATTCACGAGGATCAGCATTACGATGGTAAATGAGATAACCATGATAAATCCTGCCGTACCCAAGGATTTTCTGGCAACTTCTGCAATGGATTTTCCACCCTCCCTTACGCTGACAAACAGGGCAGAAAAGTCATGTACCGCCCCAAAAAATATTCCGCCGATCAGTATCCACAGCCAGGCAGGTCCCCATCCGTAGATCAGAGCCATAACCGGGCCGATAATGGGGCCGGCGCCGGCAATGGCTGCAAAGTGGTGTGCAAACACGATCGGTGTTGCCGTGGGTACATAGTCGCGTCCGTCGTTTATTTCAACCGCCGGCGTAATTCGGTTCGAATCGATCCCCATTTTTCTGGATAGGAATCGGGAGTAAAAACGACCTGCCAGAAGAAAGCAAACAGTAGAAATAGACAGGAGTATAATTGGGTTCATTTGATGAGAGATAACTTTCGTAATTTATATTGAGCGAACTAGCACTTGGAAATTATCAATGTAATGAGAGAAATTAAAAATCAAAGATAAAAGGTACCTATCAAAATGTAAAATTATCATTGAATTCAGCAATAAATGAACACAAAATTTACGCAGAAAGATTATGGGCTACAGGCAATGCAGGTAAACAGTGCGGGACCCATGGAGAGCACGTCTTCATCCAATAAGAATCGGGAACTGTGTAATGGCTGACTAGTACCCTTTTCCAGGTTTCCCGATCCCAGAAAAACATAGGCACCTTTTATTTTTTCCAGGTAATAGGAAAAATCTTCTCCACCCATCTTGGGGTCTATATGCTCCACTGATTTACTGCCGAATAGTTCGATAATTTTGTTCTGTATAAAATCTGCCTGCGGTTGTGGATTGTTGAGTGGAGGGTGACCCTTAAGATACTCGAATTGGTATGTTGCATTATTGAGTGAAGTGATTCCTCTAATGGTCTCCTCCAGTACTATCGGCATCTTATATCTTAATTCCTTGGCAAGGGTTCTTACCGTACCAATGATTTTGACTTTATCCGGGATGACGTTAAAAGTTGTGCCTCCCGAAATTTGGCATAAAGAAACCACACAGGGAGACAGAGGATTTACTTTTCGTGAGATAATAGTCTGAATTGCTAATATCACCTCGGCAGCGATAACGATAGGGTCTATACACAGATGAGGTGTGGAGGCATGCCCGCCTTTTCCTATAATGGTAATGACAATGCGGTCTGTTGCCGCCATTGTGGCTCCAGCCCGTACCCCAAAGGTACCGGATGGTATATTCGGTTCAATATGCAATCCATAGATTTCATCTACGTCGTGTAAGACACCCTGTTCTACCATAAGTTTTGCACCGCCTGGATGCTGTTCTTCGCAGGGCTGAAAGATAAATTTTACCTGCCGCTTGAGTTTGTCCTTTAGCTGCACCATAAGTTTTGCGGCTCCCAGGAGCATTGCCATGTTAGCATCATGACCGCAGGCGTGGGATATTCCCTCATTTTGGGATTTAAATTCAAGATTGTTTTCCTCCAGTATGGGCAATGCATCCATATCAGCCCGAAAGGCAACGGTACTGGATGCTCCGTCAACGTGCAGGGAACCAACGACGCCTGTTTTTGCAATATCTGTTTGTACGTGAAGCCCCAATCGTTTCAATTCCTCAGCAATAACACCAGAGGTGCGAATTTCAGTAAAACCAGTTTCAGGATGTTTGTGGAAATCCCTCCGCATCCTGATAACGTAGTCGTGTATCTCTCTGGCATGGGCCAGTATTTCCTGTGTAAGTGGTTTCATTTGCATGGTCTGTTTTTTTAATGGTTATTATGCCCTCTCAACTATAGTGAACGACTTAAGTTATGCCTTCGGCGACTTTTTAAATACTCTTCGCTGGTTCAATCGTCCCAGATTGAACCGAAACATTTGGCATGATTCCTTGTTACAGCACAAGTTTAGGCCTTAGAGTGCCATTCAAACTATATGGTTCAATCTGCAAGGTTGAACCAGCTCTGGGCTATATTTTTTAGACATAAAATAACATCGTGCAAGCTCAACACGGACAAACAAGTTTGTCCGTGCCACCCTACAGAGACAGTAAAGGCATACTGTTACGTGCCTTTACTCCTAATCCGTTACCTGCTGGTAATGTTAGTTTTCCCTTATCAACTGTTACCCCGATGTAAGGGTCATTTGTAACAAGCAGATTTCCGTCAAGATCGATATAGTCAACTAATGACATCAGGTGGGCCGCAGCTGTGATTGATACCGAACTTTCGATATTGCAGCCGAGCATTATTTCAAGATTATGGGCCCGGGCTGTGTAAATCATCCTGATGGCCTCACGGATTCCACCACACTTCATCAGTTTAATGTTGATCCCGTCCACTGCATCTGAAAATGCAGGTATGTCTTTTGAATCTTTTATATCTTCATCAACAAAGACAGGGATTTTTGTGTGACGTCTGACCTTCCTCAGCGATTCAATGCTGCCGACCGGAAATGGCTGTTCTACAAGTTCAACCCCGAGATCTTCCATAAGATTCAACTTTTGTATTGCCTCATCCAGCGTCCAGCCTGTATTGGCATCAACGCGGAAAATGGCCTTGGTAATTTTGCGCAGCTCCTTCAACATCTCGATGTCGTCCTTAAAACCCACCTTTATTTTGAGCACGGGGAAATCCTTTGCCTCCTCCACCTTTTTGCACGTCTTTTCCATGGTGTCAATTCCTATGGTGAATGATGTTGTCTTTACTTCATGCCGGTTTAAGCCCAACAACTTATAGAGCGGTACTTTGAGTTTTTTGCCGATCATATCATGGAGGGCTATGTCAATTGCCGCTCGCGCAGCCGCATCCAGGGGAAATTTCTTTTTGAAATGAAAGGTAATGTTTTCTGTTTGGAAAGGATCGGTGTCTTTGAGCAAGTCGAGAGACTGAACAAATACCTTGGTAACACTCGTTATATCTTCTCCAAAAAAGCTGGAGGGTGCGGCTTCTCCACATCCGATAATTCCGTCTTCGTCTTTTAACAGAGTTACAATATTATTTTGAACAGTACGGGTTTCTCTGGCAATCTGGAAAGTGTGCTTCAATTTCAAATCTAAGGGATGGAAGGAGAGATTCATGGCAGGAGAGGGCGGATGCTATCGATAAATTTGTCCACGCCAAACTTAACGGGATCTGTGGCGGGGAGTTTTGTTTCCTTCTCTACCTTCTGTATCTCTTGTAAGGCGTCATGGTCGGACATGCCGATGCAGTTGAGTGAGATACCAATTACCTTACAGGGGTGTATGGGTTGCGCCAGCTTTTCATAGAGTTCAATAAGATAAGGAATTGGTAAAATAGGAAAATTGGCGAAATGGCGGAGTGTCTTTCGGGTAGGCTGATGGCATAAAATGAGACCCTGCGGAGCAGAACCATGCAATAGACCAAGGGTAACGCCTGAATATGCCGGATGTACGATGGTGCCTTGCCCTTCGATACTTAAGAGTTGATGGTGAGCACGGTCGAGTACAAGTTTTTCCGCCGCACCGGAAATGAAATCAGAAATGACATGATCCACAGCGATCCCACTTCCATTAATCATAATTCCGGTCTGTCCTGTGGCTACAAAACAGGCGTTGAAACCCTGTCTCTTTGCGGCATTTGCGATTTCAATAGAAGTTACCATCTTGCCTATATTACAGTCTGAGCCCACCGTAAGGATACGCAATGTCTTTGTTTCTTTTGCTTTCCCTGTACCAAGAGGGAGAGTATTAGGGGGGTTGCGAACATCCCATATATCCAGTTGATGGTCTTGCGCTAGTTTGCAAAATTCGCTGTCGTTACTTAAATAACAATGGAGGCCGCTAATGATATGGAGCTTATTTTTTAAGGCATCTGTAATATGTTTGCGCCATTCAGCTGGAAGCATGCCACCCGGAGGCGCAATGCCAATAAGAAGTGCTGTGGGTTTTAAATGTAATGTTTCCGCAATCGTACTGATAATGGGAATACCTTTTCCAATACCGATAATCGATTCAGGGTCTTTCCCGGCATTGATCCGGTCTACGAGTGCAACCACGTCTTCCTTACAATAGCGAATGATGTTTACAGCCGTTTTTGTATTAAAGACATCAAGTTTTCCTTCTGTTAAGATAATGAGCCTGCGGTTAGTCATAAGAATACATAAAAGAGGCTATTTCCGCCTCTTTCCTTTTATTATCTTGGCGTGTCGTTTTCGTTGTTTAACCGGGGTAGCGTTGAATTGTAGTTTACTTATATGTGTTGCATATTCCTTGGCATTCAATAATTCATTGATGATATGAGTTTCAGTTGTTACGAACTTTATTAACCAACCGTGTTTGTAAGGGTCGCTGTTTAGAGCAGTTAGATTTTCGTAAAGGCGCTCATTTACTGCTATAACCTCGCCAGCCATGGGTGATGTAATATCAATCAGCTTCTCGAATGACTCTATTTCTCCAAAAGAGATACCGGATAGGATTTCGTCTCCTACCTTTGGGAGGTCCAAAAACAAGAGGTCATCAAGCTCGTCAACAATAAATTTTGTAAGGCCAACAGTGATTGATTTATTATCCCAGAAAAACCATTCGTGGGTTGGCGTATACTTTAAATGCTCAGGAATCATAACATAATACCTCACAACAAATTATAACTTGATAATACCAGAAAATGGTAACACAGAACTGAACCATTGTCAAGTATAATCGATTTTTCAGGCAGTTTTGGCTTTATGACAGTAGTAAAAAATATAGACTTTTCATTTATAAAAGAATCTTTTATACTCTTTTAGGTTTTTAGTGTGTTTCGTGGATTTAAGCAATTTTGAGATTCTTAACACTTAAATTTAGAATGGATTTTACTTCGGATACCGGTGTATATTGTCTTGTTGTCAAATTACTTCAAAGGGCTCATATAAGAATCGGATGTCTGGGCACCTTTCATTTTTCCGCAGGTTTTTATGCCTATGTCGGAAGTGCGCAGAGCAACCTGGAACGCAGGATTAAAAGGCACTTACGGCAAAAAAAGAAGATGCACTGGCATATTGACTATTTGCTCCGTTACGGGCAGGTAGTTTCTGTCTGTACCTATACTGGCGAAAAGGATAAGGAGTGTATACTGAGCCGTAAAATTGGAAACATAAAAAATGCTGTGGTACCCGTGAGAGGATTTGGCTCATCGGACTGTTCATGTAATTCACATCTGTATTTTTTCCAGGATGATCCTTATCCTGAGATGTCCGTGCTTAATATAAAATGAAGATATTAAAATGTAAATTGCAAAATCAGCTGAGGTTGTTTTCCCGATGATTACTGAAACACCCATGATGCGCCAATATAATGAGATAAAAAAGCAGCATAAAGATGCCTTG encodes:
- a CDS encoding GIY-YIG nuclease family protein, whose amino-acid sequence is MDFTSDTGVYCLVVKLLQRAHIRIGCLGTFHFSAGFYAYVGSAQSNLERRIKRHLRQKKKMHWHIDYLLRYGQVVSVCTYTGEKDKECILSRKIGNIKNAVVPVRGFGSSDCSCNSHLYFFQDDPYPEMSVLNIK
- a CDS encoding DUF1611 domain-containing protein is translated as MTNRRLIILTEGKLDVFNTKTAVNIIRYCKEDVVALVDRINAGKDPESIIGIGKGIPIISTIAETLHLKPTALLIGIAPPGGMLPAEWRKHITDALKNKLHIISGLHCYLSNDSEFCKLAQDHQLDIWDVRNPPNTLPLGTGKAKETKTLRILTVGSDCNIGKMVTSIEIANAAKRQGFNACFVATGQTGIMINGSGIAVDHVISDFISGAAEKLVLDRAHHQLLSIEGQGTIVHPAYSGVTLGLLHGSAPQGLILCHQPTRKTLRHFANFPILPIPYLIELYEKLAQPIHPCKVIGISLNCIGMSDHDALQEIQKVEKETKLPATDPVKFGVDKFIDSIRPLLP
- a CDS encoding glycine cleavage system protein H — translated: MIPEHLKYTPTHEWFFWDNKSITVGLTKFIVDELDDLLFLDLPKVGDEILSGISFGEIESFEKLIDITSPMAGEVIAVNERLYENLTALNSDPYKHGWLIKFVTTETHIINELLNAKEYATHISKLQFNATPVKQRKRHAKIIKGKRRK
- a CDS encoding dipeptide epimerase, which codes for MKLKHTFQIARETRTVQNNIVTLLKDEDGIIGCGEAAPSSFFGEDITSVTKVFVQSLDLLKDTDPFQTENITFHFKKKFPLDAAARAAIDIALHDMIGKKLKVPLYKLLGLNRHEVKTTSFTIGIDTMEKTCKKVEEAKDFPVLKIKVGFKDDIEMLKELRKITKAIFRVDANTGWTLDEAIQKLNLMEDLGVELVEQPFPVGSIESLRKVRRHTKIPVFVDEDIKDSKDIPAFSDAVDGINIKLMKCGGIREAIRMIYTARAHNLEIMLGCNIESSVSITAAAHLMSLVDYIDLDGNLLVTNDPYIGVTVDKGKLTLPAGNGLGVKARNSMPLLSL